In the genome of Nycticebus coucang isolate mNycCou1 chromosome 12, mNycCou1.pri, whole genome shotgun sequence, one region contains:
- the SNN gene encoding stannin — MSIMDHSPTTGVVTVIVILIAIAALGALILGCWCYLRLQRISQSEDEESIVGDGETKEPFLLVQYSARGPCVERKAKLMTPNGLEVHG; from the coding sequence ATGTCTATTATGGACCACAGCCCCACCACGGGTGTGGTCACGGTCATTGTCATCCTCATCGCCATTGCCGCCCTGGGGGCCTTGATTCTGGGCTGCTGGTGCTACCTGCGACTGCAGCGCATCAGCCAGTCAGAGGACGAAGAGAGCATCGTGGGGGATGGCGAGACCAAGGAGCCCTTCCTGCTGGTGCAGTACTCGGCCAGGGGACCGTGTGTGGAGAGGAAGGCCAAGCTGATGACTCCCAACGGCCTGGAAGTCCACGGCTGA